A window from Dermacentor albipictus isolate Rhodes 1998 colony chromosome 10, USDA_Dalb.pri_finalv2, whole genome shotgun sequence encodes these proteins:
- the LOC135921438 gene encoding acetylcholinesterase-like isoform X1 codes for MAFKAALLALLALTALLSAMAEDTHVERQTTEGRVRGKVVRSLGKIVEEYRGIPFAEPPVGTLRFRPPQPKAPWEGTLDATAGSTACPQVTYPGFGMDHLNITEDCLHLNVWVPELARNASSSRPVLIWIHGGGFAFGSANEANYSGAVLTAFAEVLVVSMNYRLSILGFLNANSPDAPGNVGLLDQVMALQWVRRNIEFFGGDPQQVTLFGESAGSWSVHAHIMSPMSEGLFKRALLMSGTMYSIDTWDTVHESMVKGDKVAGIVGCSEGGAINLFSNPEDVISCLRNKSTDELVAAAGQSTAPKLMAFFPTYHDAFLPRNPIEALKRGFFTPVDVMAGVTSDEAAILFLFPPVPDFIIEDLVSVSPNRITESLEACLSRLWKQDTPDVLRMYVDDAPQGDNNALKRQYVDFSSDRVFNCPLRFMADKHSERGGKVFAYVFAHKSATVPLPGWMGTPHAFEISFVFGEKYAAEPASRDGRMSEAFMRMVATFSEEGVPELPNNQQWPPYTQSSPIMMVMDHDTFNHTQDFRASHCERWRPLF; via the exons ATGGCATTCAAAGCAGCGTTGTTGGCGCTCCTTGCCCTTACGGCCCTTCTGAGTGCCATGGCTGAAGACACGCACGTCGAGAGGCAGACAACGGAGGGCCGTGTTCGTGGCAAGGTTGTGCGCAGCCTTGGCAAGATTGTGGAGGAGTACCGCGGCATCCCTTTCGCCGAGCCTCCCGTAGGCACGCTCAGGTTCCGTCCTCCACAACCAAAGGCACCGTGGGAAGGAACGTTAGATGCCACTGCAGGATCTACAGCGTGCCCTCAG GTAACCTATCCGGGCTTCGGCATGGACCACCTCAACATTACGGAGGACTGCCTTCATCTCAACGTATGGGTCCCCGAACTGGCCAGGAACGCCAGTTCGAGTCGACCGGTCTTGATCTGGATCCACGGAGGGGGCTTCGCGTTCGGCAGCGCCAATGAGGCGAACTACAGCGGAGCCGTGTTGACTGCGTTCGCGGAGGTCCTCGTCGTGTCCATGAATTACCGCCTAAGCATCCTCGGCTTCCTCAACGCGAACTCTCCAGATGCGCCGGGGAACGTTGGTCTTCTAGACCAGGTCATGGCGTTGCAGTGGGTGCGGCGCAACATCGAATTTTTCGGGGGTGACCCACAGCAAGTCACGTTGTTCGGAGAGAGTGCGGGGTCATGGAGCGTGCACGCACACATCATGTCGCCCATGAGCGAGGGTCTCTTCAAGAGAGCACTCTTGATGAGTGGCACTATGTACAGCATCGACACGTGGGACACGGTACATGAGAGCATGGTCAAGGGTGACAAGGTGGCTGGCATCGTCGGCTGCTCCGAGGGTGGTGCAATCAACCTGTTTTCAAATCCTGAGGACGTCATAAGTTGCCTCCGCAACAAGTCCACAGATGAGCTCGTTGCCGCGGCTGGACAGAGCACGGCCCCCAAACTTATGGCTTTCTTTCCAACCTATCACGACGCCTTCCTCCCGAGGAATCCAATTGAGGCACTGAAGCGCGGTTTTTTCACGCCTGTCGATGTCATGGCGGGAGTCACTTCCGACGAAGCGGCTATCTTGTTCCTGTTCCCGCCGGTGCCTGACTTCATAATTGAAGACCTTGTTTCGGTGTCTCCAAATAGAATCACTGAGTCTCTTGAAGCCTGTTTGTCACGTTTGTGGAAGCAAGACACACCAGACGTGCTACGCATGTACGTTGACGACGCTCCGCAAGGTGACAACAACGCTCTGAAGAGGCAGTACGTCGACTTCTCGTCGGACAGGGTGTTCAACTGTCCGTTACGGTTCATGGCAGACAAGCACAGCGAACGGGGAGGAAAAGTGTTCGCCTACGTCTTCGCCCACAAGTCGGCGACAGTACCGCTGCCTGGCTGGATGGGGACGCCCCATGCCTTCGAAATATCGTTCGTTTTCGGAGAGAAGTACGCCGCGGAGCCAGCATCGCGGGACGGCCGCATGAGTGAGGCCTTCATGCGGATGGTGGCCACCTTCTCTGAAGAAGG GGTTCCAGAATTACCAAACAACCAGCAATGGCCACCGTACACGCAGAGTTCTCCCATTATGATGGTGATGGACCACGATACCTTCAACCACACGCAGGATTTCCGTGCAAGTCACTGCGAGCGATGGAGGCCACTGTTctaa
- the LOC135921438 gene encoding acetylcholinesterase-like isoform X2: MAFKAALLALLALTALLSAMAEDTHVERQTTEGRVRGKVVRSLGKIVEEYRGIPFAEPPVGTLRFRPPQPKAPWEGTLDATAGSTACPQVTYPGFGMDHLNITEDCLHLNVWVPELARNASSSRPVLIWIHGGGFAFGSANEANYSGAVLTAFAEVLVVSMNYRLSILGFLNANSPDAPGNVGLLDQVMALQWVRRNIEFFGGDPQQVTLFGESAGSWSVHAHIMSPMSEGLFKRALLMSGTMYSIDTWDTVHESMVKGDKVAGIVGCSEGGAINLFSNPEDVISCLRNKSTDELVAAAGQSTAPKLMAFFPTYHDAFLPRNPIEALKRGFFTPVDVMAGVTSDEAAILFLFPPVPDFIIEDLVSVSPNRITESLEACLSRLWKQDTPDVLRMYVDDAPQGDNNALKRQYVDFSSDRVFNCPLRFMADKHSERGGKVFAYVFAHKSATVPLPGWMGTPHAFEISFVFGEKYAAEPASRDGRMSEAFMRMVATFSEEGVPELPNNRQWPPYTQSSPIMVAMNHDTFNQTQDFRASHCERWRPLF, translated from the exons ATGGCATTCAAAGCAGCGTTGTTGGCGCTCCTTGCCCTTACGGCCCTTCTGAGTGCCATGGCTGAAGACACGCACGTCGAGAGGCAGACAACGGAGGGCCGTGTTCGTGGCAAGGTTGTGCGCAGCCTTGGCAAGATTGTGGAGGAGTACCGCGGCATCCCTTTCGCCGAGCCTCCCGTAGGCACGCTCAGGTTCCGTCCTCCACAACCAAAGGCACCGTGGGAAGGAACGTTAGATGCCACTGCAGGATCTACAGCGTGCCCTCAG GTAACCTATCCGGGCTTCGGCATGGACCACCTCAACATTACGGAGGACTGCCTTCATCTCAACGTATGGGTCCCCGAACTGGCCAGGAACGCCAGTTCGAGTCGACCGGTCTTGATCTGGATCCACGGAGGGGGCTTCGCGTTCGGCAGCGCCAATGAGGCGAACTACAGCGGAGCCGTGTTGACTGCGTTCGCGGAGGTCCTCGTCGTGTCCATGAATTACCGCCTAAGCATCCTCGGCTTCCTCAACGCGAACTCTCCAGATGCGCCGGGGAACGTTGGTCTTCTAGACCAGGTCATGGCGTTGCAGTGGGTGCGGCGCAACATCGAATTTTTCGGGGGTGACCCACAGCAAGTCACGTTGTTCGGAGAGAGTGCGGGGTCATGGAGCGTGCACGCACACATCATGTCGCCCATGAGCGAGGGTCTCTTCAAGAGAGCACTCTTGATGAGTGGCACTATGTACAGCATCGACACGTGGGACACGGTACATGAGAGCATGGTCAAGGGTGACAAGGTGGCTGGCATCGTCGGCTGCTCCGAGGGTGGTGCAATCAACCTGTTTTCAAATCCTGAGGACGTCATAAGTTGCCTCCGCAACAAGTCCACAGATGAGCTCGTTGCCGCGGCTGGACAGAGCACGGCCCCCAAACTTATGGCTTTCTTTCCAACCTATCACGACGCCTTCCTCCCGAGGAATCCAATTGAGGCACTGAAGCGCGGTTTTTTCACGCCTGTCGATGTCATGGCGGGAGTCACTTCCGACGAAGCGGCTATCTTGTTCCTGTTCCCGCCGGTGCCTGACTTCATAATTGAAGACCTTGTTTCGGTGTCTCCAAATAGAATCACTGAGTCTCTTGAAGCCTGTTTGTCACGTTTGTGGAAGCAAGACACACCAGACGTGCTACGCATGTACGTTGACGACGCTCCGCAAGGTGACAACAACGCTCTGAAGAGGCAGTACGTCGACTTCTCGTCGGACAGGGTGTTCAACTGTCCGTTACGGTTCATGGCAGACAAGCACAGCGAACGGGGAGGAAAAGTGTTCGCCTACGTCTTCGCCCACAAGTCGGCGACAGTACCGCTGCCTGGCTGGATGGGGACGCCCCATGCCTTCGAAATATCGTTCGTTTTCGGAGAGAAGTACGCCGCGGAGCCAGCATCGCGGGACGGCCGCATGAGTGAGGCCTTCATGCGGATGGTGGCCACCTTCTCTGAAGAAGG